One Hordeum vulgare subsp. vulgare chromosome 4H, MorexV3_pseudomolecules_assembly, whole genome shotgun sequence DNA window includes the following coding sequences:
- the LOC123448049 gene encoding uncharacterized protein LOC123448049 isoform X1, which produces MEPSTTNTTTAPAAGASKRRRKAAQPLGDLTNLLPSTPAPRNPSAKRPLRPPRSDASACSWSASATPVSKASSAAAVEEPGLVKSPISTIYTSRETRRRRNPTSVKAPFPTGAAASCPPLGRATRASRRRSTWGWKTHLLVDPSYQMISSRSREHTSRRSTPLNCQRKRPQKLTDRHRKIKPIRGSCTIQLYKDLLARVTFMG; this is translated from the exons ATGGAACCAtctaccaccaacaccaccacggcACCGGCGGCAGGCGCCAGCAAGCGGAGGCGGAAGGCGGCGCAGCCCCTAGGGGATCTGACCAACCTCCTCCCGAGCACCCCAGCCCCAAGAAACCCTAGCGCCAAGCGCCCCCTCCGGCCGCCGCGCTCCGACGCCTCCGCGTGCTCCTGGTCCGCGTCGGCCACGCCCGTCTCCAAGGCCTCTTCCGCCGCCG CTGTTGAGGAGCCGGGTTTGGTGAAATCGCCCATCTCTACGATTTACACGAGCCGCGAGACTCGACGGAGGAGGAATCCCACCAGTGTCAAGGCGCCCTTTCCTACTGGAGCAGCAGCAAGTTGCCCCCCTCTTGGGAGAGCTACAAGGGCCAGCAG AAGAAGAAGCACATGGGGGTGGAAAACTCATCTTCTGGTAGACCCAAGTTACCAGATGATTTCGTCGAGAAGCAGAGAGCATACTTCCAGGAGATCGACGCCTTTGAACTGCCAGAGGAAGAGGCCTCAGAAACTGACTGACCGGCATCGAAAAATCAAGCCTATCCGTGGATCATGTACGATACAGTTGTACAAAGATCTACTCGCTCGGGTTACTTTTATGGGATAA
- the LOC123448049 gene encoding translation initiation factor IF-2-like isoform X2, which yields MEPSTTNTTTAPAAGASKRRRKAAQPLGDLTNLLPSTPAPRNPSAKRPLRPPRSDASACSWSASATPVSKASSAAAVEEPGLVKSPISTIYTSRETRRRRNPTSVKAPFPTGAAASCPPLGRATRASSHATKIAPAAQDPHPVSSSVPCHQAKKKKKHMGVENSSSGRPKLPDDFVEKQRAYFQEIDAFELPEEEASETD from the exons ATGGAACCAtctaccaccaacaccaccacggcACCGGCGGCAGGCGCCAGCAAGCGGAGGCGGAAGGCGGCGCAGCCCCTAGGGGATCTGACCAACCTCCTCCCGAGCACCCCAGCCCCAAGAAACCCTAGCGCCAAGCGCCCCCTCCGGCCGCCGCGCTCCGACGCCTCCGCGTGCTCCTGGTCCGCGTCGGCCACGCCCGTCTCCAAGGCCTCTTCCGCCGCCG CTGTTGAGGAGCCGGGTTTGGTGAAATCGCCCATCTCTACGATTTACACGAGCCGCGAGACTCGACGGAGGAGGAATCCCACCAGTGTCAAGGCGCCCTTTCCTACTGGAGCAGCAGCAAGTTGCCCCCCTCTTGGGAGAGCTACAAGGGCCAGCAG TCACGCAACTAAAATAGCCCCAGCGGCTCAGGATCCTCATCCTGTTTCATCCTCAGTTCCTTGTCATCAAGCTAAAAAG AAGAAGAAGCACATGGGGGTGGAAAACTCATCTTCTGGTAGACCCAAGTTACCAGATGATTTCGTCGAGAAGCAGAGAGCATACTTCCAGGAGATCGACGCCTTTGAACTGCCAGAGGAAGAGGCCTCAGAAACTGACTGA